One genomic window of Pseudomonas sp. LFM046 includes the following:
- a CDS encoding MFS transporter, translating to MTEYATSTYAVPATTPREERKVIFASSLGTVFEWYDFFLYGALAAVISKQFFAGVNETTAFIFALMAFAAGFLVRPFGALVFGRLGDMIGRKYTFLVTILLMGLSTFAVGLLPTYASIGVAAPIILVCLRMLQGLALGGEYGGAAIYVAEHAPANKRGGYTSWIQSTATLGLLLSLLVILACRQLTGDEFETWGWRLPFLLSIVLLGISTWIRLSMHESPAFLKMKAEGKCSKAPLRESFTNWSNLKVVLTALFSINAGQAVTFYTAQFYVLFFLTQVLKVDASTANGLLIAALVLGAPFFLVAGWLSDRIGRKPVLLAGLLLATLCYFPLFKALTHYANPAIDQASRQAPISVIADPATCTFQFDPVGKAKFDSPCDKAKTFLVKSGLPYSSVAAPAGSEVLVKIGETEIRGFDAAAMGEAVKAAGYPQQADSGQIDKPMVIAILFALVLISTLCYGPLAALMVELFPTRIRYTSLSLPYHIGNGWFGGFLPTVSFALVVYTGDIFYGLWYPVLITGGSLVCALFFLRETRHVDIHQ from the coding sequence ATGACCGAGTACGCAACGTCCACCTATGCCGTGCCCGCCACCACGCCCAGGGAAGAGCGCAAGGTGATCTTCGCCTCCTCCCTGGGCACCGTGTTCGAGTGGTACGACTTCTTCCTCTACGGCGCCCTGGCTGCGGTGATCAGCAAGCAGTTCTTCGCCGGGGTGAACGAGACCACGGCCTTCATCTTCGCCCTCATGGCCTTCGCCGCCGGCTTCCTGGTGCGGCCCTTCGGCGCCCTGGTGTTCGGCCGCCTGGGGGACATGATCGGGCGCAAGTACACCTTTCTCGTCACCATCCTGCTGATGGGCCTGTCCACCTTCGCCGTGGGCCTGCTGCCCACCTACGCGTCCATCGGCGTTGCCGCGCCGATCATCCTGGTCTGCCTGCGCATGCTTCAGGGCCTGGCCCTGGGCGGCGAGTATGGCGGGGCGGCGATCTACGTCGCCGAGCACGCGCCGGCCAACAAGCGCGGCGGCTACACCAGCTGGATCCAGTCCACCGCCACCCTCGGCCTGCTTCTGTCGCTGCTGGTGATCCTGGCCTGCCGGCAACTGACCGGCGACGAATTCGAGACCTGGGGCTGGCGCCTGCCGTTCCTGCTGTCCATCGTGCTGCTGGGCATCTCCACCTGGATTCGCCTGTCCATGCACGAGTCGCCGGCTTTCCTGAAGATGAAGGCCGAGGGCAAGTGCAGCAAAGCGCCGTTGCGCGAGTCGTTCACCAACTGGAGCAACCTCAAGGTGGTGCTCACCGCGCTGTTCAGCATCAACGCCGGCCAGGCCGTGACCTTCTACACCGCGCAGTTCTACGTGCTGTTCTTCCTCACGCAGGTGCTCAAGGTGGACGCCAGCACCGCCAACGGCCTGCTGATCGCCGCCCTGGTGCTCGGCGCGCCGTTCTTCCTGGTGGCCGGCTGGCTGTCGGATCGCATCGGCCGCAAGCCGGTGCTGCTGGCCGGCCTGCTGCTGGCCACGCTCTGCTACTTCCCGCTATTCAAGGCGCTGACCCACTACGCCAACCCGGCCATCGACCAGGCCAGCCGGCAGGCGCCCATCAGCGTGATTGCCGACCCGGCCACCTGCACCTTCCAGTTCGATCCGGTGGGCAAGGCGAAATTCGACAGTCCCTGCGACAAGGCCAAGACCTTCCTGGTCAAGAGCGGCCTGCCGTACTCCAGCGTCGCGGCGCCGGCCGGCAGCGAGGTGCTGGTGAAGATCGGCGAGACCGAGATTCGCGGCTTCGACGCCGCAGCGATGGGCGAGGCGGTGAAGGCGGCGGGTTATCCACAGCAGGCCGATAGCGGGCAGATCGACAAGCCGATGGTGATCGCCATCCTCTTCGCCCTGGTGCTGATCTCCACCCTTTGCTACGGCCCGCTGGCCGCGCTGATGGTGGAGCTGTTCCCTACCCGCATCCGCTATACCTCGCTGTCCCTGCCGTACCACATCGGCAACGGCTGGTTCGGCGGTTTCCTGCCCACGGTGTCCTTCGCCCTGGTGGTGTACACCGGCGACATCTTCTATGGCCTCTGGTACCCGGTGCTGATCACCGGGGGCAGCCTGGTTTGCGCCTTGTTCTTCCTGCGCGAGACCCGCCACGTGGATATCCACCAATAG
- a CDS encoding GMC family oxidoreductase, with protein sequence MSAARDTFDYLIVGAGPAGCLLANRLSADPANQVLLLEAGGRDNYPWIHIPVGYLYCIGNPRTDWCFDTDAVPGLDGRALKYPRGKVLGGCSSINGMIYMRGQARDYDQWAAAGNLGWSWQELLPLFRGMEDHFAGASALHGAGGEWRVERQRLSWALLDSFREAAAQTGIASVEDFNGGDNEGCGYFQVNQRGGVRWNASKGFLRGVLQRPNLTVLTGAEAQRVLLEQGRARALLVRVDGQVRRFEARREIVLSAGAIGSPCLLQRSGIGSRALLERLGIGVAHELPGVGGNLQDHLQLRLIYKVSGVPTLNQIAGSLWGKLGMGLRYLFDRSGPLSMAPSQLGAFARSDPQQPSANLEYHVQPLSLDRFGEPLHAFPAFTASVCDLRPHSRGTVQIRSADPGLAPSIQPNYLGDPRDLKVAADAIRLTRRIVAQPALAPFQPEEYKPGPDYRSEEDLHRAAAAIGTTIFHPAGTCRMGQDRESVVDAELRVHGIPGLRIADASIMPSLTSGNTCSPVLVIAEKAAQMMLADQKRQARPQELGTAVGKAEEKIGA encoded by the coding sequence ATGTCCGCGGCAAGGGATACCTTCGACTACCTCATCGTCGGCGCCGGTCCCGCCGGTTGCCTGCTGGCCAACCGGCTTTCCGCCGACCCCGCCAACCAGGTGTTGCTGCTGGAAGCCGGCGGTCGCGACAACTACCCCTGGATCCACATCCCGGTCGGTTACCTCTACTGCATCGGCAACCCGCGCACCGACTGGTGCTTCGACACCGATGCCGTGCCCGGCCTCGACGGTCGCGCCCTCAAATACCCCCGCGGCAAAGTGCTGGGCGGCTGCTCCTCGATCAACGGCATGATCTACATGCGTGGCCAGGCCCGTGACTACGACCAGTGGGCGGCGGCCGGCAACCTCGGCTGGAGCTGGCAGGAACTGCTGCCGCTGTTCCGTGGTATGGAGGACCATTTCGCCGGCGCCAGCGCGCTGCACGGTGCTGGCGGCGAATGGCGGGTGGAGCGCCAGCGCCTGTCCTGGGCCTTGCTGGATTCATTCCGCGAGGCGGCGGCGCAGACCGGAATCGCCAGCGTCGAGGACTTCAACGGCGGCGACAACGAGGGCTGCGGCTACTTCCAGGTCAACCAGCGCGGTGGGGTGCGCTGGAATGCCTCCAAGGGGTTCCTCCGGGGCGTCCTGCAGCGGCCCAACCTCACCGTGCTGACCGGCGCCGAGGCGCAGCGGGTGCTCCTCGAACAGGGCCGGGCCAGGGCGCTGCTGGTGCGCGTGGACGGCCAGGTGCGGCGCTTCGAGGCGCGCCGCGAGATCGTCCTCAGTGCCGGCGCCATCGGCTCGCCCTGCCTGCTGCAGCGCTCCGGCATCGGTTCGCGGGCCTTGCTGGAACGTCTGGGGATAGGCGTCGCCCATGAGTTGCCCGGGGTGGGCGGCAACCTGCAGGATCACCTGCAATTGCGCCTGATCTACAAGGTCAGCGGGGTGCCGACGCTGAACCAGATCGCCGGCAGCCTCTGGGGCAAGCTGGGCATGGGCCTGCGCTATCTGTTCGACCGTAGTGGACCCTTGTCCATGGCGCCGAGCCAGCTGGGGGCCTTCGCCCGTTCCGACCCGCAGCAGCCCTCGGCCAACCTCGAATACCACGTGCAGCCGCTGTCCCTTGACCGCTTCGGCGAGCCGCTGCACGCCTTCCCGGCCTTCACCGCCTCGGTCTGCGACCTGCGCCCGCACAGCCGCGGCACGGTGCAGATCCGCTCGGCCGACCCGGGCCTGGCGCCGTCGATCCAGCCCAACTACCTGGGCGACCCGCGCGACCTCAAGGTGGCGGCGGACGCCATCCGCCTGACCCGGCGCATCGTCGCCCAGCCGGCGCTGGCGCCTTTCCAGCCGGAGGAATACAAGCCCGGCCCGGACTATCGCAGCGAGGAAGACCTGCACCGCGCCGCCGCCGCCATCGGCACCACCATCTTCCACCCCGCCGGCACGTGCCGGATGGGCCAGGATCGCGAGTCGGTGGTGGACGCCGAGCTGAGGGTGCACGGCATTCCCGGCCTGCGCATCGCCGACGCTTCGATCATGCCCAGCCTGACCTCCGGCAACACCTGCTCGCCGGTGCTGGTGATCGCCGAGAAGGCCGCGCAGATGATGCTGGCCGACCAGAAGCGGCAGGCGCGTCCCCAGGAACTGGGTACGGCGGTTGGCAAAGCGGAGGAAAAGATCGGGGCTTGA
- a CDS encoding LysR family transcriptional regulator codes for MFDWNDLRYFLELHRSGRLLTAAKRLNTTHATVARHIENIERDLGTQLFVQHTDGYQLTPAGQALLKHAEAMENTAMLAQEDMSQGISPLGRIRIGVTEGLGSVFLAPRLAELMRRYPGLEVELVSVPRFVSITNREADIAISLDRPGADLVITRSLTRYRLSLYASPSYLEQAPPLNKRDDLGKHQWIGYVDDLLFSQELMFHHSFCRHPHVVFRSTSVVAQQQAAQAGVGLAILPHFMGSRDPLLVPVLPEERIEREYWMSARRELHRSVRLRVVWDFLLELCARERALLLGEEGGKGTSS; via the coding sequence ATGTTCGACTGGAATGACCTGCGTTACTTTCTCGAACTGCACCGCAGCGGCCGCCTGCTGACCGCCGCCAAGCGCCTCAACACCACCCACGCCACGGTGGCGCGGCACATCGAGAACATCGAGCGCGATCTCGGCACGCAGCTCTTCGTCCAGCACACCGACGGCTATCAGCTGACCCCGGCCGGCCAGGCCCTGCTCAAGCATGCCGAGGCCATGGAGAACACCGCCATGCTGGCCCAGGAGGACATGAGCCAGGGCATTTCCCCACTCGGCCGAATCCGTATCGGCGTCACCGAAGGCCTGGGCAGCGTGTTCCTCGCCCCGCGCCTGGCCGAGCTGATGCGCCGCTACCCGGGGCTGGAGGTGGAACTGGTGTCGGTGCCGCGCTTCGTCAGCATCACCAACCGCGAGGCGGACATCGCCATCTCCCTCGACCGCCCCGGTGCCGACCTGGTGATCACCCGCTCACTGACCCGCTACCGCCTGAGCCTGTACGCCAGCCCGTCCTATCTGGAACAAGCGCCGCCGCTTAACAAGCGCGACGATCTGGGCAAGCACCAATGGATCGGCTACGTCGACGACCTGCTGTTCAGCCAGGAACTGATGTTCCACCACAGCTTCTGCCGCCACCCCCACGTGGTGTTCCGCAGCACCAGCGTGGTCGCCCAGCAGCAGGCGGCCCAGGCCGGCGTCGGCCTGGCCATCCTCCCGCACTTCATGGGCAGCCGCGATCCGCTGCTGGTGCCGGTGCTGCCGGAGGAACGCATCGAACGCGAATACTGGATGAGCGCCCGCCGCGAACTGCACCGCTCGGTGCGCCTGCGGGTGGTGTGGGATTTCCTGCTGGAACTCTGCGCGCGGGAGCGGGCCTTGCTGCTTGGCGAGGAAGGCGGTAAGGGCACTTCCTCGTAG
- a CDS encoding LysR family transcriptional regulator, with protein sequence MMTLRQIRHFIAVAETGSISAAAQAVFISQSTLTLAIQQLEEEIGVSLFNRHAKGMSLTHQGHQFLRQAHLILATVENAKRSLQQSTDQVAGSLTIGVTSLVAGYYLADLITRFQRAYPNVKTRVVEDERPYIEHLLVSGEIDVGVLILSNLEDRHALQTEVLTHSPHRLWLPAQHPLLERDSISLADVAGEPLIQLNADEMGLHTQRIWSRAGLTPQVTLRTASVEAVRSLVAAGLGLSIQPDMTYRPWSLEGDIIEARPLVDLGEPLDVGLAWRRGTARPALVDPFLTVAREQPNNRRLSI encoded by the coding sequence ATGATGACCCTCCGCCAGATCCGCCATTTCATCGCCGTGGCCGAGACCGGCTCCATCTCCGCCGCCGCCCAGGCGGTGTTCATCTCCCAGTCCACCCTGACCCTGGCCATCCAGCAACTGGAAGAGGAGATCGGTGTCAGCCTGTTCAACCGCCACGCCAAGGGCATGTCCCTGACCCACCAGGGCCACCAGTTCCTGCGCCAGGCGCACCTGATCCTGGCGACGGTGGAGAATGCCAAGCGCAGCCTGCAGCAGAGCACCGACCAGGTGGCCGGCAGCCTCACCATCGGCGTGACCAGCCTGGTGGCCGGCTACTACCTGGCCGACCTCATCACCCGTTTCCAGCGCGCCTACCCCAATGTGAAGACCCGCGTGGTAGAGGACGAACGCCCCTACATCGAGCACCTGCTGGTGAGCGGCGAAATCGACGTCGGCGTGCTGATCCTCTCCAACCTGGAAGACCGCCACGCCCTGCAGACCGAAGTGCTGACGCACTCGCCGCACCGGCTCTGGCTGCCGGCGCAGCACCCCCTGCTGGAGCGCGACAGCATCAGCCTGGCGGACGTGGCCGGGGAGCCGCTGATCCAACTCAACGCCGATGAGATGGGCCTGCACACCCAGCGCATCTGGTCCCGCGCCGGGCTGACGCCCCAGGTCACCCTGCGCACCGCCTCGGTGGAAGCCGTGCGAAGCCTGGTGGCGGCGGGTCTCGGGCTATCCATCCAGCCAGACATGACCTACCGCCCCTGGTCCCTGGAAGGCGACATCATCGAAGCCCGCCCGCTGGTGGACCTGGGCGAGCCCCTGGACGTGGGCCTGGCCTGGCGCCGGGGCACCGCGCGCCCGGCGCTGGTCGACCCCTTCCTCACCGTGGCGCGGGAACAGCCGAACAACCGCAGGCTTTCGATTTAA
- a CDS encoding gamma-aminobutyraldehyde dehydrogenase, with amino-acid sequence MTTEQQEKKRASKMTGATSTPTLHTELLIDGKLVIGEGLVEPIINPASGETLAAIAEASIEQVETAVTAAHRAFTGWSRTTPAQRSTALLAIADAIEKRAEQLSRLEALNCGKPLHLARQDDIPATADVFRFFAGAVRCQQGQLAGEYVPGHTSLVRRDPVGVVASIAPWNYPLMMAAWKIAPALAAGNTLIFKPSEHTPLSILALAPALADILPPGVINILCGGGDSVGSQLVGHPKVRMVSLTGDIVTGQKILQTAARTLKRTHLELGGKAPVIVCNDADLDAVVQGVRTHGYYNAGQDCTAACRIYAQAGIHDRLVAELGEAVASLRFARKRDQDNEIGPLISSRQRDRVASFVERALGQPHIERVTGAAVHSGAGFYYQPTLLAGCKQQDEIVQREVFGPVVTVTRFDDLAQAVDWANDSEYGLASSVWTQNLDKAMQVAARLQYGCTWINTHFMLASEMPHGGLKRSGYGKDLSSDSLQDYSVVRHIMARHGSDF; translated from the coding sequence ATGACCACAGAACAACAAGAGAAGAAACGAGCCAGCAAGATGACCGGCGCCACCAGCACCCCGACCCTGCACACCGAACTGCTGATCGACGGCAAGCTCGTCATCGGCGAAGGACTGGTCGAACCGATCATCAACCCCGCCAGCGGCGAGACCCTGGCGGCCATCGCCGAAGCCTCCATCGAGCAGGTGGAAACCGCCGTCACCGCCGCCCATCGCGCCTTCACCGGCTGGTCCCGCACCACCCCCGCGCAACGCTCCACCGCCCTGCTGGCCATCGCCGACGCCATCGAAAAGCGCGCTGAACAACTCTCCCGCCTGGAAGCCCTGAACTGCGGCAAGCCACTGCACCTGGCGCGCCAGGACGACATCCCCGCCACGGCCGATGTGTTCCGTTTCTTCGCCGGCGCGGTGCGCTGCCAACAGGGCCAACTGGCGGGCGAATACGTGCCCGGCCACACCAGCCTGGTGCGCCGCGACCCGGTGGGCGTGGTGGCCTCCATCGCACCCTGGAACTACCCGCTGATGATGGCGGCCTGGAAGATCGCCCCGGCGCTGGCCGCCGGCAATACCCTGATCTTCAAGCCCTCGGAACACACCCCGCTGTCCATCCTGGCCCTGGCGCCGGCGCTGGCCGACATCCTCCCGCCCGGCGTGATCAACATCCTCTGCGGCGGCGGCGATAGCGTCGGCAGCCAACTGGTGGGCCACCCGAAGGTGCGCATGGTGTCGCTCACCGGCGATATCGTCACCGGCCAGAAGATTCTCCAGACCGCCGCCCGCACCTTGAAGCGCACCCACCTGGAACTGGGCGGCAAGGCGCCGGTGATCGTCTGCAACGACGCCGACCTCGACGCCGTGGTCCAGGGCGTGCGCACCCACGGCTACTACAACGCCGGGCAGGACTGCACCGCCGCCTGCCGCATCTACGCCCAGGCCGGCATCCACGATCGCCTGGTCGCCGAGCTGGGCGAGGCCGTGGCGAGCCTGCGCTTCGCCCGCAAGCGCGACCAGGACAACGAAATAGGCCCGCTGATCAGCTCGCGCCAGCGCGACCGCGTGGCCAGCTTCGTCGAACGCGCCCTGGGCCAGCCCCATATCGAGCGGGTCACCGGCGCCGCCGTGCACTCCGGCGCGGGCTTCTACTACCAGCCCACCCTGCTGGCCGGCTGCAAGCAGCAGGACGAGATCGTCCAGCGCGAGGTCTTCGGCCCGGTGGTCACCGTCACCCGCTTCGACGACCTGGCCCAAGCCGTGGACTGGGCCAACGACTCCGAGTACGGCCTGGCCTCTTCGGTGTGGACGCAGAACCTGGACAAGGCCATGCAGGTGGCCGCACGGCTGCAATATGGCTGCACCTGGATCAACACCCATTTCATGCTGGCCAGCGAGATGCCCCACGGCGGGCTCAAGCGCTCCGGCTACGGCAAGGACCTGTCCAGCGATTCGCTGCAGGACTACAGCGTGGTGCGCCACATCATGGCGCGCCACGGGAGCGACTTCTAA
- the ydcS gene encoding putative ABC transporter substrate-binding protein YdcS, with amino-acid sequence MSVRKTALLSAVATAILASGSLQAAETLKQVGAGEGQLDIIAWPGYIERGESDKNYDWVSQFEQDTGCKVNVKTAATSDEMVSLMAKGGYDLVTASGDASLRLIYGKRVQPINPDLIPNLKNLDPRLKDAPWFTVDGKSYGTPYQWGPNLLMYNTKAFAKAPDSWSAVFEPQQLADGKANKGRVQAYDGPIYIADAALYLKTAKPELGIQDPYQLTEEQYAAVLDLLRKQHSLVHRYWHDATVQMSDFKNEGVAASSTWGYMANTLKAEGQPVATVVPKEGVTGWADTTMLHVDAKHPSCAYKWMNWSLEPKVQGDVAAWFGSLPAAPEGCKASALLGAEGCATNGFDQFDKIAFWKTPQAEGGKYVPYSRWTQDYIAIMGGR; translated from the coding sequence ATGTCCGTACGCAAAACCGCCCTGCTCAGCGCAGTGGCCACCGCCATCCTTGCCAGTGGCAGCCTGCAGGCCGCCGAAACCCTGAAACAGGTTGGCGCCGGCGAAGGCCAGCTCGACATCATCGCCTGGCCCGGCTACATCGAGCGCGGCGAGTCGGACAAGAACTACGACTGGGTGAGCCAGTTCGAGCAGGACACCGGCTGCAAGGTGAACGTGAAGACCGCCGCCACCTCCGACGAGATGGTCAGCCTGATGGCCAAGGGCGGCTACGACCTGGTGACCGCTTCCGGTGACGCCTCCCTGCGCCTGATCTACGGCAAGCGCGTGCAGCCCATCAACCCGGACCTGATCCCCAACCTGAAGAACCTCGACCCGCGCCTGAAGGACGCCCCCTGGTTCACCGTCGACGGCAAGTCCTACGGCACCCCCTACCAGTGGGGGCCGAACCTGCTGATGTACAACACCAAGGCCTTCGCCAAGGCGCCGGACAGCTGGAGCGCGGTGTTCGAGCCGCAGCAACTGGCCGACGGCAAGGCCAACAAGGGCCGCGTGCAGGCCTACGACGGCCCGATCTACATCGCCGACGCCGCGCTCTACCTGAAGACCGCCAAGCCGGAACTGGGCATCCAGGACCCCTACCAGCTCACCGAGGAGCAGTACGCCGCCGTGCTGGACCTCCTGCGCAAGCAGCACAGCCTGGTGCACCGCTACTGGCACGACGCGACCGTGCAGATGAGCGACTTCAAGAACGAAGGCGTAGCCGCATCCAGCACCTGGGGCTACATGGCCAACACCCTGAAAGCCGAAGGCCAACCGGTTGCCACCGTGGTGCCGAAAGAAGGCGTCACCGGCTGGGCCGACACCACCATGCTGCACGTGGACGCCAAGCACCCGAGCTGCGCCTACAAATGGATGAACTGGTCGCTGGAGCCCAAGGTCCAGGGCGACGTCGCCGCCTGGTTCGGCTCCCTGCCCGCCGCCCCGGAAGGCTGCAAGGCCAGCGCCCTGCTCGGCGCCGAGGGCTGCGCCACCAACGGCTTCGACCAGTTCGACAAGATCGCCTTCTGGAAAACCCCGCAGGCCGAGGGCGGCAAGTACGTTCCGTATAGCCGCTGGACGCAGGACTACATCGCGATCATGGGTGGTCGCTAA
- a CDS encoding ABC transporter ATP-binding protein — protein sequence MTLAVQFTQVSRQFGEVKAVDRVSIDIKDGEFFSMLGPSGSGKTTCLRLIAGFEQPTAGSIRIHGEEAAGLPPYERDVNTVFQDYALFPHMNVRDNVAYGLKVKGVAKAERLARAEEALGMVALAGYGDRKPAQLSGGQRQRVALARALVNRPRVLLLDEPLGALDLKLREQMQSELKKLQRQLGITFIFVTHDQGEALSMSDRVAVFNKGRIEQVDTPRNLYMKPATPFVAEFVGTSNVLRGDLARQLTGTGQPFSIRPEHIRFAQGEIGGHEVEIRGLLHDIQYQGAATRYEIRLDNGQNLCVSLANSQWQDAAPLHQQGQVVTARWARDAMVQLAEGV from the coding sequence ATGACACTTGCTGTCCAGTTCACCCAGGTTTCCCGCCAGTTCGGCGAGGTCAAGGCCGTCGACCGGGTATCCATCGATATCAAGGACGGCGAGTTCTTCTCCATGCTCGGCCCCTCGGGCTCCGGCAAGACCACCTGCCTGCGCCTGATCGCCGGCTTCGAGCAGCCCACGGCGGGTTCCATCCGCATCCATGGCGAGGAGGCCGCTGGCCTGCCGCCCTACGAGCGCGACGTGAACACCGTGTTCCAGGACTACGCCCTGTTCCCCCACATGAACGTACGCGACAACGTCGCCTACGGCCTCAAGGTGAAAGGCGTGGCCAAAGCCGAGCGCCTGGCCCGCGCCGAGGAAGCCTTGGGCATGGTCGCCCTGGCCGGCTACGGCGACCGCAAGCCGGCGCAGCTCTCCGGCGGCCAGCGCCAGCGCGTGGCCCTGGCCCGTGCCCTGGTCAACCGGCCGCGCGTGCTGCTGCTGGACGAACCCCTGGGCGCCCTCGACCTCAAGCTGCGCGAGCAGATGCAGAGCGAGCTGAAGAAGCTCCAGCGCCAGCTCGGCATCACCTTCATCTTCGTCACCCACGACCAGGGCGAAGCACTGTCCATGTCCGACCGCGTAGCCGTGTTCAACAAAGGCCGCATCGAACAGGTGGACACCCCGCGCAACCTCTACATGAAGCCGGCCACCCCCTTCGTCGCCGAGTTCGTCGGCACCTCCAACGTGCTGCGTGGCGACCTGGCGCGCCAGCTCACCGGCACCGGGCAGCCCTTCTCCATCCGCCCCGAGCACATCCGCTTCGCCCAGGGCGAGATCGGCGGCCACGAGGTGGAAATCCGTGGCCTGCTCCACGACATCCAGTACCAGGGCGCCGCCACCCGCTACGAGATCCGCCTGGATAACGGCCAGAACCTCTGCGTCAGCCTGGCCAACAGCCAGTGGCAGGACGCCGCGCCGCTGCACCAGCAGGGCCAGGTGGTCACCGCTCGCTGGGCACGCGACGCCATGGTCCAACTGGCCGAGGGTGTGTGA
- a CDS encoding ABC transporter permease — MELTLNAERPRAANGPMRRLSGLLYRRPSLYLSLLLVPPLLWFGAIYLGSLLTLLWQGFYTFDDFTMSVSTDLTLANFAALFQAANFDIILRTLSMAVVVSIASAAVAFPIAYYMARYTTGKTKAFFYIAVMMPMWASYIVKAYAWTLLLAKGGVVMWFVQALHLEPVLELLLGVPGVGGSTLSTSHFGRFLVFVYIWLPFMILPIQASLERLPPSLLQASADLGAHPRQTFMQVILPLSVPGIAAGSIFTFSLTLGDFIVPQLVGPPGYFVGSMVYAQQGAIGNMPMAAAFTLVPIVLIAIYLSIVKRLGAFDAL, encoded by the coding sequence ATGGAACTGACCCTCAACGCCGAGCGGCCCCGCGCCGCCAACGGCCCGATGCGCAGGCTGTCAGGCCTGCTCTACCGCCGCCCGAGCCTGTACCTCTCGCTGCTGCTGGTGCCGCCGCTGCTGTGGTTCGGCGCCATCTACCTGGGCTCGCTGCTGACGCTGCTCTGGCAAGGCTTCTACACCTTCGACGACTTCACCATGTCGGTGTCGACGGACCTGACCCTGGCCAACTTCGCCGCGCTGTTCCAGGCCGCCAACTTCGACATCATCCTGCGCACCCTGAGCATGGCGGTGGTCGTGTCCATCGCCAGCGCCGCCGTGGCCTTCCCCATCGCCTACTACATGGCGCGCTACACCACGGGCAAGACCAAGGCGTTCTTCTACATCGCGGTGATGATGCCCATGTGGGCCAGCTACATCGTCAAGGCCTACGCCTGGACCCTGCTGCTGGCCAAGGGCGGCGTGGTGATGTGGTTCGTCCAGGCCCTGCACCTCGAGCCGGTGCTGGAACTGCTGCTGGGCGTTCCCGGTGTGGGTGGCAGCACCCTGTCCACCTCCCACTTCGGCCGCTTCCTGGTGTTCGTGTACATCTGGCTGCCGTTCATGATCCTGCCGATCCAGGCTTCCCTGGAGCGCCTGCCGCCGTCCCTGCTGCAAGCCTCGGCGGACCTCGGTGCGCACCCGCGCCAGACCTTCATGCAGGTGATCCTGCCGCTGTCGGTGCCAGGCATCGCCGCCGGTTCGATCTTCACCTTCAGCCTCACCCTGGGCGACTTCATCGTGCCGCAGCTGGTGGGCCCGCCCGGCTACTTCGTCGGCAGCATGGTCTACGCCCAGCAGGGCGCCATCGGCAACATGCCCATGGCCGCCGCCTTCACCCTGGTGCCGATCGTGCTGATCGCCATCTACCTGTCCATCGTCAAACGTCTGGGGGCCTTCGATGCACTCTGA
- a CDS encoding ABC transporter permease produces the protein MHSEKASWGLKAAAWGGLAFLHIPILIIFMYAFNTEDAAFSFPPQGFTLHWFSVAFGRADVVEAIKLSLQVAVIATLIALVLGTLAAAALYRRDFFGKEGISLMLILPIALPGIITGIALLSAFKGLGIEPGLLTIVIGHATFCVVIVHNNVIARFRRTSHSLIEASMDLGADGWQTFRHIILPNLGSALLAGGMLAFALSFDEIIVTTFTAGHERTLPIWLLNQLSRPRDVPVTNVVAMLVMLVTMLPILAAYYLTKGGESVAGSGK, from the coding sequence ATGCACTCTGAAAAAGCCTCCTGGGGCCTGAAAGCGGCTGCCTGGGGCGGGCTGGCATTCCTGCACATCCCGATCCTCATCATCTTCATGTACGCCTTCAACACCGAAGACGCCGCCTTCAGCTTCCCGCCGCAGGGCTTCACCCTGCACTGGTTCAGCGTCGCCTTCGGCCGCGCCGACGTGGTGGAAGCGATCAAGCTGTCGCTGCAGGTGGCGGTCATCGCCACCCTGATCGCCCTGGTGCTGGGCACCCTGGCCGCAGCCGCGCTGTACCGCCGCGACTTCTTCGGCAAGGAAGGCATCTCGCTGATGCTGATCCTGCCCATCGCCCTGCCCGGCATCATCACCGGCATCGCCCTGCTCTCGGCGTTCAAGGGGCTGGGTATCGAACCGGGCTTGCTGACCATCGTCATCGGCCACGCCACCTTCTGCGTGGTGATCGTCCACAACAACGTGATCGCGCGCTTCCGCCGCACCTCCCACAGCCTCATCGAAGCCTCGATGGACCTGGGCGCGGACGGCTGGCAGACCTTCCGCCACATCATCCTGCCGAACCTGGGCTCGGCCCTGCTGGCGGGCGGCATGCTGGCGTTCGCGCTGTCCTTCGACGAAATCATCGTCACCACCTTCACCGCCGGCCATGAACGCACCCTGCCGATCTGGCTGCTCAACCAGCTCAGCCGCCCGCGCGACGTCCCGGTGACCAACGTGGTGGCCATGCTGGTGATGCTGGTGACCATGCTGCCCATCCTTGCCGCCTACTACCTGACCAAGGGTGGCGAGAGCGTGGCGGGCAGCGGGAAGTAA